AGCTATATTACTGGTCAAATGATTCATATTAATGGCGGTACAATTCTGAATGGATAATTAGAGAACTTGCCATCACATAGATTTTTTTAGGTAGCGTTCTTTGCTTTCTTATTTGCCAAACAAAATAGATGAAGGCTCCGCAGAAATATCCTTCGCTTCTGGAGAGCCTTCCTTCTTATTGCATCCGTTTCTTTTGTTTTGTACTTAAGTAAATTACAGCTCCAACAAACAAAATAAATACACCGGCGACAAACCCAATAAATAACCAATTAATGCCTGCGTCTGGTTGAATTGTATACACTTCAGCACTTTCTCGTGCTAATCCAATACGATAATCTCCGTTTTCATTTTCTCTAACTAAATTATCACCAAGGTATCCTCTTAATTCCATATTAGAAGGTATGTCAGCAATATCGACATATGCTGACTCACTACCATTGTTGATTGCAATATACATCGATTCATCCTTATACGTTCGTTTAAACACACTCATCGCATCAGAGGTATCAACAATTTCGAAGTCTCCATACCTTAATACAGGAAACTCATTACGCAATGCAGAGATCCGATTATGGAATTCCTTTAAATCCGGCTCACCACTATTAAACGGTACTAAACGCTGCGATTCTTCTGCATCTGCACCATACATCGGAAGTTCACTTCCTTGAAGCACCATTGGTACACCTGGTGTTGTGTACATATAAGTTAATGCCAATGACCATGTCGTTAGCGTATTTCTTCTATTCTCTGAAAATTCCTGTGTAAATCGTTTTGAATTAAAATCATCCATATACAATAACGGTTTCTGATTTTCTGCTGTTTGCCATACTTCATAAATATTTTTCACAGCACTGTCTGGTTCAGCAAATACCTCCACCATTGCATCTTTTAAGCGCATACTGCTTACCGCATCCAGTGAAGTATCACTTATTAATTCAGCACTATTCTCATCCGTAACGAGGATATCACCAAGCAAATAAAACTCAGGATTCAATTCTTTTACGTGCTGTGTAAAGCTCTTCAGAAACGCCAAGGGCGCTTGATCAACTGCCTGAAGCTTAAAGCCATCAATTTCTGTTTCATTCATCCAGTATTCTGCAATGTCAAGTAAATAAGCTTCCACATCTGGATGCTCCAAGTTTAAACGAGCAGTGTTCTCCATCCAAGCTGGATCTGTCAATTCATTATCAATGAACCAGTCTGCTTTCTCAGGATCGTCGATGAATGGATGACTTGCTGCAGCGTAATTTGCAACAAATTCCATAACTACTTTCATACCCCGATTA
This region of Oceanobacillus sp. FSL K6-2867 genomic DNA includes:
- a CDS encoding alpha-amylase family glycosyl hydrolase produces the protein MRKIAGVLLAISMMAFASFVPNVAAEGERGLEDEIIYNIMIDRYNNGTPTNDTQVNLDDQQAYQGGDLQGVIAKLDDLQEIGVTTISLSSLMENSEKGFHGYWIEDFYQVEEHFGTMEDLQTLIEEAHNRGMKVVMEFVANYAAASHPFIDDPEKADWFIDNELTDPAWMENTARLNLEHPDVEAYLLDIAEYWMNETEIDGFKLQAVDQAPLAFLKSFTQHVKELNPEFYLLGDILVTDENSAELISDTSLDAVSSMRLKDAMVEVFAEPDSAVKNIYEVWQTAENQKPLLYMDDFNSKRFTQEFSENRRNTLTTWSLALTYMYTTPGVPMVLQGSELPMYGADAEESQRLVPFNSGEPDLKEFHNRISALRNEFPVLRYGDFEIVDTSDAMSVFKRTYKDESMYIAINNGSESAYVDIADIPSNMELRGYLGDNLVRENENGDYRIGLARESAEVYTIQPDAGINWLFIGFVAGVFILFVGAVIYLSTKQKKRMQ